A window of the Lentisphaera araneosa HTCC2155 genome harbors these coding sequences:
- a CDS encoding prolyl oligopeptidase family serine peptidase translates to MIKILPTVACSLFLLGSLVCTAADTKKITRKDLQELIDSGLHEAGQYDYLPYRLMKPIDYDSSKSYPLILSLHGAGGRGTKNKKNLKDWHVYLSEENLRRKHPCFVLSPQMNSNWTFKHRRDSSKKGPLTVSLELIEKLKKEYSIDSDRIYVIGHSLGGQGTWLSIWNRPDYFAAAIPSAGAGFPEGWHIKLDPKYDKMDYSKFKDVPVWAFHSDDDATIPVDKSRTIFDAIKKVQGNMKYTEVSKAGHAAYKYAYNYDGDSNSGYKTELAGPKCDTTENVWDWLFSKSLNNRK, encoded by the coding sequence ATGATCAAAATTTTACCCACTGTTGCATGTTCCCTATTTCTTCTTGGGTCTTTAGTTTGTACGGCTGCAGATACGAAAAAGATCACTCGTAAAGATTTGCAGGAACTTATCGACAGCGGCCTGCATGAAGCAGGTCAATACGATTATCTGCCTTACCGGCTGATGAAGCCCATTGATTATGATTCATCAAAATCCTACCCACTCATTCTCAGCCTACATGGTGCCGGTGGCCGGGGAACTAAGAATAAAAAAAACCTGAAAGACTGGCATGTTTATTTAAGTGAAGAAAATCTCCGCAGAAAACACCCCTGCTTTGTACTTTCACCTCAGATGAACTCCAACTGGACCTTCAAACACCGCAGAGATTCCAGTAAAAAAGGACCCTTGACTGTAAGCCTAGAGCTGATAGAAAAACTCAAAAAAGAATACTCGATTGATTCAGATCGTATCTATGTCATTGGACACTCACTTGGCGGTCAGGGCACATGGCTCAGCATTTGGAATCGTCCCGATTATTTTGCCGCAGCTATTCCCAGTGCAGGAGCTGGCTTTCCGGAAGGCTGGCACATCAAACTCGACCCAAAATACGACAAGATGGATTATTCAAAATTTAAAGATGTTCCCGTATGGGCCTTTCACAGTGACGATGACGCTACCATCCCCGTTGATAAGAGCCGCACCATATTTGATGCCATCAAAAAAGTTCAAGGCAACATGAAATACACCGAAGTCAGTAAGGCAGGACACGCTGCTTACAAATATGCCTACAACTATGACGGAGACTCTAACTCAGGCTACAAAACAGAATTAGCAGGTCCTAAATGCGACACAACTGAAAACGTGTGGGATTGGCTCTTCTCTAAATCACTTAATAATCGAAAATAA
- a CDS encoding sulfatase family protein, whose translation MYKTLLLALFLLPTAIFSQSEQPNIIFFLVDDYDKQDCSEYTGPRNLTPSLKRLAKNGITFDKMHMTSTVCTASRYTCLTGRYAGFSYSEKYLNAYPEGYQGGPAFDLGLEDDNMNVAQVLSDNGYVTGLVGKYHVASSYNSIDEPEKNIPYSEEVNDQKFFAEKQTRDLIKGSGFDWAKNVYLGNLKAPFNHHNPEWTISAALEFVEDNKDKPFFLYYGTTLAHGPSKNWDASIDEPLTTGEGIIDSPLGVMDRDSLRERVLEIGLEPEEKSGILWMDDSLGLLMDRLEELGIADNTIICFVADHGSEGKASLHKSGTEVPCIMSWPAGMKAGKRCDALLQNTDFVATWFDVAGIEKPEEYQMHGISFKKLFTRPRKSTRDHVYCEVGPARAIKTKEWNYITLRYTREDLEAVEESDRYAKRLLGLSGGIGRSAKKPEAIAYDQLYNLEQDELEESNLAEDPAQEAIIMDMQSKLLNALQLFPNRPYGEFIPGPNTLAKGEFDIILDAIKKHNK comes from the coding sequence ATGTACAAAACACTATTGCTAGCTTTATTTTTACTCCCAACAGCAATTTTTTCCCAGAGCGAACAACCCAATATAATTTTTTTCCTTGTCGATGATTACGACAAACAGGACTGTAGTGAATATACGGGACCACGGAATCTGACACCGAGCCTGAAGCGCCTCGCAAAAAATGGTATTACCTTTGATAAAATGCACATGACCTCAACCGTTTGTACTGCATCCCGTTACACATGTCTAACTGGTCGCTACGCTGGCTTCTCATACTCAGAAAAGTATTTAAATGCCTACCCCGAAGGCTATCAGGGTGGACCTGCCTTTGATTTAGGTCTGGAAGACGACAACATGAATGTCGCACAGGTTTTATCCGATAATGGCTATGTCACCGGACTCGTTGGTAAATACCATGTTGCTTCATCTTACAATAGTATAGATGAGCCTGAAAAAAACATCCCTTACAGCGAAGAAGTCAACGATCAAAAATTCTTTGCAGAAAAGCAAACTCGCGACCTCATTAAGGGTAGTGGCTTCGACTGGGCTAAAAACGTTTACCTAGGAAACCTCAAAGCACCTTTCAATCATCACAATCCAGAGTGGACCATTAGCGCTGCACTGGAGTTTGTCGAAGACAACAAAGACAAGCCCTTTTTCTTATACTACGGCACCACACTCGCTCACGGCCCCTCTAAAAATTGGGACGCCTCTATAGACGAACCTTTAACTACTGGAGAAGGCATCATTGACTCCCCTCTTGGAGTCATGGATCGCGATTCCCTACGCGAACGTGTTCTCGAAATTGGCTTAGAGCCAGAAGAGAAAAGTGGTATTTTATGGATGGATGACTCCCTTGGCCTTCTTATGGATCGCCTTGAAGAGCTTGGCATTGCCGATAACACAATCATTTGTTTTGTTGCCGACCACGGCAGTGAAGGCAAAGCATCTTTACACAAAAGTGGAACTGAAGTTCCCTGTATCATGAGCTGGCCAGCAGGAATGAAAGCTGGCAAGAGATGCGATGCCCTACTTCAGAATACTGATTTCGTTGCTACCTGGTTTGATGTTGCAGGCATTGAGAAACCCGAAGAATATCAAATGCACGGTATAAGCTTCAAAAAACTATTTACTCGACCTCGGAAATCCACACGTGATCACGTCTACTGCGAAGTTGGCCCAGCCCGTGCTATAAAAACAAAAGAGTGGAATTACATCACCTTGCGTTACACGAGAGAAGACCTAGAGGCTGTTGAAGAATCAGATAGGTACGCCAAAAGACTCCTTGGTTTATCTGGCGGCATTGGCCGTAGCGCAAAAAAACCCGAAGCTATTGCTTATGATCAGCTCTACAACCTTGAACAGGATGAACTCGAAGAAAGCAATCTAGCCGAAGACCCTGCTCAGGAAGCTATTATTATGGACATGCAAAGTAAATTGCTCAATGCGCTACAACTATTCCCAAACCGTCCTTACGGTGAATTCATCCCCGGCCCTAATACTTTAGCTAAAGGCGAGTTCGACATTATCCTTGATGCGATTAAAAAGCATAATAAATAA
- a CDS encoding IS4 family transposase produces the protein MTKTEERNLKRWCLVQEFREKLTKELEHHPRHPSEDDPRRKLHYLDYASAILFTLFNPVLKSMRGLCAASELKKVQEHVTLGKISLGSFSEAQHVFDATSLQHLVQKLSSKIPINKIQDRSLLAAVKDLVAVDGSLFQTLTRVLWAEWLDENHKAAKLHLGFSLLKQSAVDAVITAGNSCERKALLKMVQPGVMYVCDRYYGLDYSYFEELQQRGALFTIRIRNKPKLTVIKEYEITEKDRKEGVISDQLVYLGDTDRELKPIRLVRTGAFNDKEILLVTSEAPEKLNAAIISTIYRQRWQIEVFFKWLKSILGCRKLLAESSNGVAIQMYSALIAAIMLFDLFGKKPTLRQMEMIQFFFLRYASVEELDDAIAQSKQN, from the coding sequence ATGACCAAAACAGAAGAACGAAACCTTAAGCGCTGGTGCTTGGTTCAAGAGTTCAGAGAGAAACTGACAAAAGAGCTTGAGCACCATCCGCGTCACCCCTCCGAAGATGACCCTCGACGCAAATTGCATTACCTCGATTATGCCTCAGCTATTCTCTTTACTTTGTTTAACCCTGTGTTGAAATCTATGCGAGGGCTTTGTGCTGCCAGTGAGTTAAAAAAAGTTCAAGAACATGTGACCCTTGGAAAAATAAGTCTAGGAAGCTTTTCCGAGGCACAACATGTTTTTGATGCGACTTCTTTACAACATTTAGTTCAAAAGTTATCCTCAAAAATTCCCATTAATAAAATCCAGGATCGAAGTCTCTTAGCTGCTGTCAAGGATTTAGTTGCAGTAGATGGATCTTTATTTCAAACCTTAACGAGGGTGCTCTGGGCTGAATGGCTCGATGAAAACCACAAAGCAGCAAAGCTTCATTTGGGTTTTTCTCTACTAAAGCAAAGTGCTGTTGATGCTGTTATAACTGCCGGGAATAGCTGTGAACGGAAAGCTCTTCTCAAGATGGTTCAACCAGGCGTCATGTATGTTTGCGACCGTTATTACGGCTTGGATTACAGTTATTTTGAAGAGCTTCAACAACGTGGAGCACTTTTTACTATTCGCATTCGCAATAAACCCAAACTTACTGTGATCAAAGAGTATGAAATCACCGAAAAGGATCGCAAGGAAGGGGTAATCTCTGACCAGTTAGTCTACCTTGGGGACACTGATCGCGAACTCAAGCCAATAAGACTGGTAAGAACGGGCGCATTTAATGATAAAGAAATCCTTTTGGTAACCTCAGAAGCTCCTGAAAAACTGAATGCCGCTATTATCAGTACGATTTATCGTCAGCGCTGGCAAATTGAAGTGTTTTTTAAATGGCTTAAATCCATTTTAGGCTGTCGCAAACTACTCGCTGAATCTTCCAATGGTGTCGCAATACAAATGTATTCGGCGCTTATCGCCGCCATCATGCTGTTTGACTTGTTTGGCAAGAAACCAACTTTAAGACAAATGGAGATGATACAGTTCTTTTTCCTGCGCTATGCCTCAGTTGAAGAACTTGATGATGCAATTGCACAAAGTAAACAAAACTAA
- a CDS encoding type II secretion system protein produces the protein MVKYTKKQFSLVELLVVIAIIAILVSLLIPILSNARLSARTAVSVSNLNQIYKGAMIYASDNDKKLCKSHENQRSGGGEVDWPRMIYENMFGPFSDNRATAKEEMANDKTYNDMMFCPVLKSERTLTDHHVDGRSSYSMNNYFSIDRNNFRLTYVGSMGKTEPYIMPGTSSNNKNELQSDANLEGSRYELSHGYPAYSYTNQKTFGLFIDGSIQFMSISQGGLIDDLMGDRRDFE, from the coding sequence ATGGTAAAATATACAAAAAAGCAATTTAGTTTAGTTGAACTTCTCGTCGTCATCGCAATAATCGCGATACTTGTTTCATTATTAATCCCAATATTGAGCAACGCACGACTATCTGCCAGAACTGCCGTGTCGGTAAGCAATTTAAATCAAATCTACAAGGGTGCTATGATCTACGCCTCCGACAACGATAAAAAACTGTGTAAAAGTCATGAAAACCAACGTTCAGGCGGCGGTGAAGTTGACTGGCCAAGAATGATTTATGAAAATATGTTTGGACCTTTTTCAGATAATCGCGCCACTGCCAAAGAAGAAATGGCAAACGACAAAACATATAACGATATGATGTTCTGCCCTGTATTAAAAAGTGAACGTACTCTAACCGATCACCACGTTGATGGGCGCTCCAGCTACAGTATGAACAATTACTTTTCAATAGACAGAAACAACTTTAGATTAACCTACGTAGGCTCTATGGGAAAAACCGAACCCTACATCATGCCTGGAACATCGTCAAATAATAAAAATGAACTCCAATCCGATGCCAATCTCGAAGGATCCCGCTACGAGCTAAGTCATGGTTATCCAGCATACTCCTATACGAATCAAAAAACCTTTGGGCTCTTCATTGATGGCAGTATTCAATTCATGAGTATTTCACAGGGCGGATTAATTGATGATTTAATGGGTGATAGAAGAGACTTTGAATAG
- a CDS encoding sulfatase — protein MHKLLITLATMLLTALNAFCEQSRPNVIFMVSDDLNCYLGAYGNKDVISPNIDKLAARGTVFTNAACQFPVCGPSRSSFMSGLRPNTTGIISNGPSLYKTQPGVKTIPSYFKNHGYVTARAGKVFNHIDNNEKTDWDFILDGGTSPEARKRANTGNEVLVDAGHIHWNAMWRDPECRDEDLADGANTLSVSKWIKKKKDKPFFLAMGFLKPHRPLIVPKKYYELYDPKKLYHSWSRYANEVIPATAKNTAGSKLEEAITAEQRMGLNHAYYATVSYVDAQVGKLMQALDDAGLKENTIVVLFGDNGTHLGEHLCWGKNMLFEASARVPLIIADPANKTVKSYDKVVELIDLFPTLIEMCELPQLDELEGTSLQAAMNGTADSVKAVSFSQVQVRDGWSVRTDRWRLINADPANQTLLLYDLKNDPHELNNQINNPERIALVSKLKNLAISKGFKVK, from the coding sequence ATGCACAAATTACTCATTACTCTTGCAACAATGTTACTAACAGCTCTTAACGCCTTTTGCGAACAGAGTCGCCCCAATGTTATTTTTATGGTCTCCGACGACCTTAATTGTTACCTCGGTGCTTATGGAAACAAAGATGTAATCAGCCCTAATATCGATAAATTGGCCGCCAGAGGAACCGTATTTACTAATGCCGCCTGCCAATTCCCGGTATGTGGTCCCAGTCGTTCATCTTTCATGAGTGGCTTGCGCCCCAATACCACCGGCATTATTTCAAATGGCCCATCACTCTACAAAACTCAACCCGGCGTAAAGACTATCCCATCCTATTTCAAAAATCATGGTTACGTCACTGCACGTGCCGGGAAGGTTTTTAACCATATTGATAACAACGAAAAAACAGACTGGGACTTTATTCTTGACGGAGGAACCTCTCCTGAAGCACGTAAACGTGCTAATACCGGTAATGAAGTCCTTGTTGACGCAGGTCACATTCACTGGAATGCCATGTGGCGAGATCCTGAATGCCGTGATGAAGATCTGGCTGATGGAGCCAACACCCTTTCTGTTAGTAAGTGGATTAAAAAGAAGAAAGACAAACCCTTTTTCTTGGCTATGGGTTTTCTGAAACCTCACAGACCACTCATCGTTCCAAAGAAATATTATGAGCTCTACGACCCAAAAAAACTTTATCACTCCTGGAGTCGATATGCCAATGAAGTCATTCCGGCCACGGCGAAAAACACTGCTGGATCAAAGCTCGAAGAAGCCATTACCGCAGAACAGCGCATGGGACTCAATCATGCCTACTACGCAACAGTCTCCTATGTGGACGCTCAAGTTGGAAAACTCATGCAGGCTCTTGATGATGCAGGACTAAAAGAAAATACTATTGTCGTTCTATTCGGTGATAATGGTACTCACCTTGGTGAGCATCTCTGCTGGGGTAAAAATATGCTTTTTGAGGCCTCGGCAAGAGTCCCACTTATCATTGCGGACCCCGCAAACAAAACAGTTAAGAGCTATGACAAAGTCGTTGAATTAATTGATCTCTTCCCTACTCTCATCGAAATGTGCGAACTTCCGCAACTCGATGAGCTCGAAGGAACATCACTCCAGGCTGCCATGAACGGAACAGCTGATTCCGTTAAAGCCGTAAGTTTTAGCCAAGTACAAGTTCGCGATGGCTGGTCAGTAAGAACTGATCGCTGGAGGCTGATTAATGCAGACCCCGCAAATCAGACTCTCCTGCTCTACGATTTAAAAAATGACCCCCATGAACTGAACAATCAAATCAACAACCCCGAGCGCATCGCTCTGGTTTCTAAACTCAAAAATCTCGCAATCTCTAAAGGATTTAAGGTAAAATAA
- a CDS encoding sulfatase has translation MKKLLSCALFLSTLFLHAQENKMNVLFIMSDDLNVDIASYGHPIVKTPNLDKLRSKSVLFSQAYSQYPLCNPSRNSILSGMYPGTSGCLSNADQLRKTAPDITTLPEAFKKQGYEVISTGKIFHHEDPQSWTGITNLRTGKLHPQGKDYNFYRPAFDERKTIGEGRNLTEGELGFMTWRSVTEKEDILFDSRTARWTMQHLEKLAEDEKPFFLGVGFSRPHDPFFAPKRFFDMYPMESIKLPETPQNASKVPMMAYYDVFKRAFDKMDTQKRLEFVRSYYASISYMDEQLGLVLDKLEALNLSNNTLVVFISDHGYQVGEKGYFNKTLLFERSCRAPLMISNPKLKSSVNKVDKIVEFIDVLPTITEITSVPTPKTAEGRSLIPLMKGKKVEWKEEAISYVNADRSIRTERYRLINWRGQKEALYDHQRDPGEHFNQVDNPEYKEVLKRLRSKLKEIPEFKK, from the coding sequence ATGAAAAAATTACTATCGTGTGCCCTTTTTCTGAGCACTCTTTTTCTCCATGCTCAAGAAAATAAAATGAACGTCTTATTTATTATGTCCGACGACTTAAACGTCGATATTGCTTCCTATGGTCACCCAATAGTAAAAACTCCCAATTTGGATAAACTGCGCTCAAAAAGCGTTCTTTTTTCACAGGCCTATTCTCAATACCCACTCTGTAACCCCAGTAGGAATTCAATCCTTTCCGGTATGTACCCGGGAACAAGTGGCTGCCTGAGCAATGCCGACCAACTGCGCAAGACTGCTCCTGATATCACAACCTTGCCCGAAGCCTTTAAAAAGCAGGGCTACGAAGTGATCTCCACCGGTAAAATCTTTCACCACGAAGATCCACAAAGCTGGACAGGGATAACCAACCTAAGAACCGGTAAGCTCCACCCCCAAGGCAAAGATTATAATTTTTATCGTCCCGCTTTTGATGAAAGAAAAACGATTGGTGAAGGCCGCAATCTTACTGAAGGTGAATTAGGCTTTATGACCTGGCGCAGTGTTACTGAAAAAGAAGATATCTTATTTGATTCAAGAACAGCTCGCTGGACAATGCAGCACCTCGAAAAGCTTGCTGAAGATGAAAAACCCTTTTTTCTCGGCGTTGGTTTCAGTCGTCCCCACGATCCCTTTTTCGCACCCAAACGCTTTTTTGACATGTACCCAATGGAATCTATCAAGCTTCCTGAAACACCGCAAAATGCCTCGAAAGTTCCGATGATGGCCTACTATGATGTATTTAAGAGAGCTTTTGATAAGATGGATACTCAAAAACGCTTAGAATTCGTACGCTCTTATTACGCTAGCATTTCCTATATGGACGAACAACTTGGACTCGTTTTAGATAAACTCGAAGCATTAAATTTAAGCAACAACACTCTAGTCGTTTTCATCAGTGATCACGGTTATCAGGTCGGCGAAAAAGGCTACTTCAACAAAACGCTCTTATTCGAACGCTCCTGCCGTGCACCGCTCATGATCAGCAACCCAAAACTTAAATCCTCCGTGAACAAAGTAGATAAGATTGTGGAATTCATTGACGTCCTACCTACCATCACTGAAATCACCAGTGTCCCTACTCCTAAAACTGCCGAGGGACGCAGTTTGATCCCTCTTATGAAAGGCAAAAAAGTAGAATGGAAAGAAGAAGCTATCTCATACGTAAATGCCGATCGCTCCATCAGAACTGAACGCTACCGTTTGATTAACTGGAGAGGTCAAAAAGAAGCCCTTTATGATCATCAACGCGATCCAGGTGAACACTTTAACCAAGTGGATAACCCTGAGTACAAAGAAGTGCTAAAAAGACTGAGAAGTAAACTCAAAGAAATCCCTGAGTTTAAAAAGTAA
- a CDS encoding type II secretion system protein, with protein MKKYCLKQFTLIELLVVIAIIGILASMLLPVLGKARKTSQAALSINNLKQISISAMIYADDNNSVLPYATGNVHPKGGGGADWPRTIYEHIFGMFSLDNDTAKEEMDNDSKYNGMLYCPVLLGERDAINNRHGGRSAYSMNVYFEKPNNDYNLNALSGKIEPYIMPGTPSNSQSAAHADSKLDNSRFEENDNGFPAYSYNDKALALFIGGHVETMSAGHGGSIDAIVEEDSDFQ; from the coding sequence ATGAAAAAATATTGTTTAAAGCAATTCACTTTGATTGAATTACTCGTCGTAATCGCAATTATTGGAATCTTAGCTTCCATGCTACTGCCCGTCTTAGGCAAAGCAAGGAAAACTTCTCAAGCAGCCTTATCTATCAATAATTTAAAACAAATCTCTATATCTGCAATGATTTATGCTGATGATAACAATAGCGTATTACCTTATGCCACAGGCAATGTACACCCAAAAGGTGGAGGTGGCGCCGACTGGCCCAGAACAATCTATGAGCACATCTTTGGAATGTTTTCATTAGACAACGACACCGCAAAAGAAGAAATGGACAATGACTCGAAATACAATGGCATGCTATATTGCCCGGTATTACTTGGTGAACGGGATGCTATCAATAACAGACATGGCGGTCGCTCCGCCTACAGCATGAATGTATATTTTGAAAAACCCAATAATGATTACAACCTAAATGCCCTTTCAGGAAAAATTGAACCTTATATCATGCCCGGAACACCATCAAACAGTCAAAGTGCGGCTCATGCAGACTCAAAACTCGACAACTCAAGATTCGAAGAAAACGACAATGGCTTCCCAGCTTATTCTTATAATGACAAAGCTCTAGCTTTATTCATTGGTGGCCACGTTGAAACAATGTCCGCTGGACATGGCGGGTCAATTGACGCAATAGTGGAAGAAGATAGCGATTTCCAATAA
- a CDS encoding type II secretion system protein → MAKPDKKQFTLIEVLVVVAIIGILASLLLPVLGKARKTSQTTLSINNLKQIHLATMIYVDNNNDIIFRADDNFHPRNNGNDTYWARMAYESSFGMFSLDNDTAKEEMANSTYSKMMFCPVLLAERDSIEHNGSGLSTYSINRYFGKDSNSFTLNSLSGKIEPFIMPGTSPNKDAESKTKLKKTEYDPTSSSHAAYAYKDKSLALYMGGHVEFMTIGQGASMNDLVNDQDDFQ, encoded by the coding sequence ATGGCAAAACCTGACAAAAAACAATTCACTTTAATCGAAGTACTCGTCGTAGTCGCAATCATCGGTATCCTTGCTTCCCTACTGCTCCCAGTATTAGGCAAAGCAAGAAAAACTTCACAGACAACATTGTCTATTAACAATTTAAAGCAGATTCATCTAGCTACAATGATTTACGTAGATAACAATAATGACATAATTTTTAGAGCCGATGATAATTTTCATCCAAGAAATAACGGCAACGACACCTACTGGGCAAGAATGGCGTATGAAAGTTCATTTGGAATGTTTTCATTAGACAATGACACCGCAAAAGAAGAAATGGCCAACTCCACTTACAGTAAAATGATGTTTTGCCCCGTTTTACTTGCTGAACGAGATTCTATTGAGCATAATGGAAGTGGTCTTTCTACCTACAGTATTAATAGGTATTTTGGTAAAGATAGTAATAGCTTCACCTTAAACTCACTTTCAGGAAAAATTGAGCCTTTTATCATGCCAGGAACATCTCCAAATAAGGATGCTGAATCCAAAACAAAGCTAAAGAAAACCGAATATGATCCTACTAGCAGTAGCCATGCAGCTTATGCATATAAAGACAAATCACTTGCCCTATACATGGGAGGACACGTTGAATTTATGACTATTGGACAAGGTGCATCTATGAACGATCTAGTAAATGATCAAGATGATTTTCAATAA
- a CDS encoding sulfatase-like hydrolase/transferase, with protein MINSFTKLFLALLCVNFVALADSKPNIIVILSDDQGYADVSYNPEHDDYISTPHTDALAKSGVIFHRGYTSGSVCSTTRSGLMTGRYQQRYGIYTAGEGGTGTDLNAKFIPNYLKEAGYKSMAFGKWHLGHEMKYHPLHRGFDDFYGFMGRGAHDFFRLEKEYDGKFGGPIYRGLEPIDDKGYLTTRITEETVKFIEENKDKPFFAYVAYNAVHTPAQAPAEDIKAVSGDETRDILVAMLKHLDLGVGEIVKTLKKHDIYENTIIIYLSDNGGAKSMVANNKPLRGVKHDIYDGGIRVPFLMSWPAQIKAGQDTQSPVISLDILPTLLDAAGLPALSDIDGESMLPVIRGDKDNLDRPFFWNHGDGQTGIQLNNWKLVFNKGVTELYKISDDIGESKNLAASHPEKVQALQKIYDKWLSQMATPMSKNTIVKWDPNKTKKAKKGKKDKTKKNSKK; from the coding sequence ATGATAAATTCATTTACAAAATTATTCCTGGCTTTACTCTGCGTAAATTTTGTAGCTTTAGCCGACTCCAAGCCCAATATCATCGTCATCCTTTCAGACGACCAGGGTTACGCTGACGTAAGTTACAACCCGGAGCATGACGACTACATTAGTACACCTCATACCGATGCCTTGGCTAAATCAGGTGTCATTTTCCATCGCGGTTACACTTCTGGCTCAGTCTGTTCAACGACTCGCTCAGGTTTAATGACGGGTCGCTACCAACAACGCTATGGAATCTACACCGCCGGTGAAGGCGGAACTGGAACTGACTTAAATGCCAAATTCATTCCTAATTACCTTAAAGAGGCGGGCTACAAATCCATGGCTTTCGGTAAATGGCACCTTGGCCATGAAATGAAATACCACCCTCTTCACCGTGGTTTCGATGACTTCTACGGCTTTATGGGACGTGGTGCTCACGATTTCTTCCGTTTGGAAAAAGAATACGACGGCAAGTTTGGAGGGCCAATCTACCGCGGACTAGAGCCCATCGACGACAAAGGCTACCTCACGACACGTATTACTGAAGAAACAGTTAAGTTCATCGAAGAAAATAAGGACAAGCCCTTTTTTGCCTATGTAGCTTACAATGCCGTACACACACCTGCCCAAGCTCCTGCAGAAGATATCAAAGCTGTTTCAGGCGATGAAACCCGAGACATTTTAGTCGCCATGCTTAAACACTTAGACTTGGGCGTTGGTGAAATTGTTAAAACACTTAAAAAGCACGATATCTACGAAAACACCATTATCATCTACCTCTCCGACAATGGTGGGGCTAAATCTATGGTTGCCAATAATAAGCCCTTAAGAGGAGTGAAACACGACATCTACGATGGTGGTATTCGCGTTCCTTTCCTCATGTCTTGGCCCGCACAAATCAAAGCTGGACAAGACACCCAATCTCCCGTGATTTCATTGGATATTCTCCCTACTCTTTTAGATGCTGCTGGACTCCCCGCTTTATCTGATATTGATGGCGAAAGTATGCTTCCTGTTATTCGCGGTGATAAAGACAATCTCGATCGCCCCTTCTTCTGGAATCACGGTGACGGGCAAACTGGCATTCAACTCAACAATTGGAAACTCGTTTTCAATAAGGGTGTAACTGAACTTTATAAGATTTCTGACGATATTGGCGAATCAAAAAATTTAGCTGCTTCACACCCTGAAAAAGTTCAGGCACTACAAAAGATTTATGATAAATGGCTAAGCCAAATGGCCACTCCCATGTCAAAAAACACCATCGTTAAATGGGATCCAAATAAAACGAAAAAAGCTAAGAAAGGCAAAAAAGATAAAACTAAAAAGAACTCAAAAAAATAG